The Prevotella melaninogenica genome window below encodes:
- a CDS encoding SusC/RagA family TonB-linked outer membrane protein — translation MNMKRLLFSTLFMLSAIVSFAQQVFTASGVVVDETGETIIGATVQVVGDSKLITATDMDGKFTLANIKPGAKLEVSYVGMKTFTGPAKPTMKITMINDNSALDEVVVTAFGEQKRSAFTGSAAIVDSKKIEHKQVNNVMSSLKGEAAGVQIIDNSGEPGSTPSIRVRGFSSISAGQSPLIIVDGAPYDGGWNNLNPADVASVTVLKDASSTALYGARGANGVIMVTTKHAQVGNAHISVDMRWGTNSRIKRYYETIDDPVKYYEVYYNALYNYQLKGLGLTPAQATIEANKQLVAPGAAGGLGYPIFTVPNGEQLIGEDGRMNPHATLGRVIEHNGKRYTILPDDWKSLAFRNGLRKEYDINLTGGSDKMQYYLSLGYLNNEGVAYHSDFERITVRAKADYEARKWLKVGTNMNFSRAKYHVIPSDDNGLFYQLNNVAPIYPAFIRDEQGNIMTDENGQMYDYGNGAVIGLRRPTLPNINPLQENALNTNSSKVNMYSLYGYANIMPLEGLKITLNGTVTVNNSRATETKQPFYGYSHTAYPTGVVTRTSDQTFSYNFQQLVNYNHDFGHHHMELLLGHEFYRYNYESLWGTKLGMASYFTNQTLAGAIKMDNTGESGNSEYESEGFFFRGQYDYDQKYFGSLSFRRDASSRFDPHHRWGNFYSFGGAWTITKEPFMKPFKWLNMLKLKASFGQQGNDNIGDFHYLDTYSIVNTNNKVGLVLSEKGNPNITWETNNNFNAGFDFELFNSRLRGSIEYFYKKTTDMLCFVFAPYSAGYKGTYDNIGDMTNKGVEVDLSATVLKTKNISWDVNVNATTYKNEIIKLADVLKADLVVDGHPGYSSGDRLYAEGLPIYEWYMPRYAGVSNEGKAMWYYTDTDGTLKKTDVYGNASYYSCGSPHPDLYGGFGTTLNAYGFDFSISFAYSLGGLSYDSGYAGFMGPPSGTLGGATIHKDVLNAWSVDNPNSNIPRWQYDDPSVSSLCDRFLISGSYLSLQNINLGYTLPKLWVSKIGLENVRIYVAADNVYFWSKRKGFDPRGSFSGGSSTSIYSPTRTISGGIKLTF, via the coding sequence ATGAATATGAAAAGACTCTTATTTTCTACCTTATTTATGCTGTCGGCAATCGTCAGCTTTGCCCAACAAGTATTCACTGCTTCGGGTGTTGTTGTCGACGAAACAGGTGAAACGATTATCGGTGCAACGGTTCAGGTAGTCGGTGACAGCAAACTGATTACAGCAACAGACATGGACGGTAAGTTTACACTCGCCAATATCAAGCCTGGTGCTAAGTTGGAAGTATCTTATGTCGGTATGAAAACCTTCACTGGTCCTGCCAAACCGACAATGAAGATTACGATGATTAACGACAACTCTGCGTTAGACGAGGTGGTTGTAACTGCCTTCGGTGAACAAAAGCGTTCGGCTTTTACAGGCTCTGCTGCCATTGTTGACTCTAAAAAGATTGAACATAAGCAGGTCAATAACGTAATGAGTAGTTTGAAAGGTGAGGCTGCCGGTGTTCAGATTATAGACAACAGCGGAGAACCTGGTTCAACCCCTTCTATCCGTGTACGTGGCTTTAGTAGTATTAGCGCAGGACAAAGCCCTCTGATTATAGTAGATGGTGCACCTTACGATGGCGGTTGGAACAATCTTAACCCTGCCGATGTGGCATCTGTAACCGTATTGAAAGATGCGTCTTCTACTGCACTCTATGGAGCACGAGGAGCCAATGGTGTTATCATGGTGACAACAAAACATGCACAAGTTGGTAATGCACATATTTCTGTTGATATGAGATGGGGTACGAATAGTCGTATTAAACGCTACTATGAGACTATCGATGATCCTGTTAAATACTATGAGGTTTACTATAATGCACTGTATAATTATCAACTGAAAGGACTCGGATTGACCCCTGCTCAAGCTACTATTGAGGCTAACAAACAACTCGTTGCACCTGGTGCAGCGGGTGGATTGGGATATCCAATATTTACTGTTCCAAACGGAGAACAGCTCATTGGGGAAGATGGTCGTATGAATCCACATGCCACATTAGGACGTGTTATTGAGCATAATGGTAAACGTTATACTATCCTACCAGACGATTGGAAGAGCCTTGCCTTTCGTAACGGATTACGCAAAGAGTATGATATAAACCTGACTGGAGGTAGCGATAAGATGCAATACTACCTTTCTTTGGGTTACTTAAACAATGAAGGTGTGGCATATCATTCAGACTTTGAACGTATTACCGTTCGTGCCAAAGCGGACTATGAAGCACGCAAATGGTTGAAGGTGGGTACAAACATGAACTTCTCTCGGGCTAAATACCATGTGATACCATCGGATGATAATGGTCTTTTCTATCAGTTGAATAATGTTGCACCTATCTATCCTGCCTTCATTCGTGATGAGCAAGGGAACATCATGACAGATGAGAATGGACAGATGTATGACTATGGTAATGGTGCTGTTATTGGACTAAGACGTCCTACGTTACCTAACATCAACCCATTACAAGAGAATGCTCTGAATACGAATAGTTCGAAAGTTAATATGTATTCGCTCTATGGCTATGCGAATATCATGCCTCTTGAGGGATTGAAGATTACCCTTAATGGTACGGTGACCGTCAACAACTCACGTGCAACTGAGACGAAACAACCTTTCTATGGATACAGTCATACGGCTTATCCAACGGGTGTTGTGACCAGAACAAGTGATCAAACCTTCTCTTATAACTTCCAACAACTCGTGAATTACAACCATGACTTTGGTCATCATCACATGGAATTGCTCCTTGGTCATGAGTTCTATCGCTACAACTACGAAAGCTTGTGGGGTACAAAACTTGGTATGGCATCCTACTTTACCAACCAAACTCTTGCTGGAGCAATAAAGATGGATAACACAGGAGAGTCTGGTAATAGTGAATATGAGTCTGAAGGTTTCTTCTTCCGTGGTCAATACGACTACGATCAGAAGTACTTTGGAAGTCTTTCTTTCCGTCGTGACGCCTCCAGTCGCTTTGATCCTCATCATCGTTGGGGTAACTTCTACTCCTTTGGTGGTGCTTGGACTATTACGAAAGAGCCTTTCATGAAGCCTTTCAAATGGTTGAATATGTTAAAACTAAAGGCTTCTTTCGGTCAGCAAGGTAATGATAATATTGGTGATTTCCACTATCTTGATACGTATAGTATCGTAAATACGAACAATAAGGTTGGATTAGTTCTGTCTGAAAAGGGTAACCCTAATATTACTTGGGAGACCAATAACAACTTCAATGCAGGCTTCGATTTTGAATTGTTCAATAGCCGTTTGCGTGGTAGTATTGAGTATTTCTATAAGAAAACAACTGATATGCTCTGCTTTGTCTTTGCTCCTTACTCTGCTGGTTACAAAGGAACGTACGACAATATCGGTGATATGACGAACAAGGGTGTGGAGGTTGATCTCTCTGCTACCGTCTTAAAAACTAAAAATATCTCATGGGATGTCAACGTGAATGCAACTACTTACAAGAATGAAATCATCAAACTCGCTGACGTCCTCAAAGCTGATCTCGTTGTAGATGGGCATCCTGGCTATAGTAGTGGTGATAGACTCTATGCCGAGGGACTCCCTATTTACGAGTGGTATATGCCTCGTTATGCAGGTGTTTCTAATGAAGGAAAGGCTATGTGGTACTACACTGATACCGATGGAACACTTAAGAAGACAGATGTATATGGTAATGCGAGTTATTACTCATGCGGAAGTCCACACCCAGACCTCTATGGTGGCTTTGGAACAACGCTGAATGCGTATGGTTTCGACTTCTCTATCTCCTTCGCTTATTCGTTAGGAGGACTTTCATACGACAGTGGTTACGCAGGTTTTATGGGTCCACCGAGTGGTACCTTAGGAGGAGCAACTATCCATAAAGACGTTCTCAATGCATGGTCAGTAGACAATCCAAACAGCAATATCCCACGTTGGCAATACGACGACCCAAGCGTTAGTTCTCTCTGCGACCGTTTCCTCATCAGCGGTAGCTATCTAAGCTTACAGAATATCAACCTTGGCTACACCCTACCTAAGCTATGGGTAAGCAAGATTGGATTGGAGAATGTACGCATCTATGTGGCTGCTGACAACGTATACTTTTGGAGTAAGCGTAAGGGATTCGACCCACGTGGTTCCTTCTCAGGAGGTAGTAGTACATCCATCTATAGCCCAACGAGAACCATCTCTGGTGGTATTAAACTAACATTCTAA
- the yfcE gene encoding phosphodiesterase, giving the protein MKYLLVSDIHGCLPALEKVLQFYDREHCDMLCILGDILNYGPRNSIPEGIDAKGIVEALNKRANNIVAVRGNCDAEVDQMLLDFPMMSDYLMLVDEGRKIFLTHGHIYNKSTMPKGHFDAIVYGHTHLWELTQQQGTLVCNLGSITFPKGGNVPTFMTYEHGVFTAYTLDGTPLKQERI; this is encoded by the coding sequence ATGAAATATCTATTGGTATCAGATATCCACGGATGTCTGCCAGCACTGGAGAAGGTGCTACAATTCTATGATCGCGAGCATTGTGACATGCTTTGCATACTTGGAGACATACTTAATTATGGTCCACGTAACTCTATCCCAGAGGGAATAGATGCTAAGGGGATAGTGGAAGCACTAAATAAACGTGCAAATAACATCGTAGCAGTACGTGGAAACTGTGATGCAGAAGTTGATCAGATGCTACTTGATTTCCCTATGATGTCCGACTATTTGATGTTAGTTGATGAGGGACGAAAGATATTCCTAACACATGGACATATCTATAACAAATCCACAATGCCAAAAGGTCATTTCGATGCGATTGTTTATGGGCATACACATCTTTGGGAACTCACCCAGCAGCAGGGTACGCTTGTTTGCAATCTCGGCTCTATCACTTTCCCAAAAGGTGGGAATGTGCCTACCTTCATGACCTATGAGCATGGTGTCTTCACAGCTTACACGCTTGACGGAACACCGCTAAAGCAGGAAAGAATTTAG
- a CDS encoding acyltransferase family protein produces MIIQMHKPKARIEELDFLKFVFITLMIAFHLTYIGDTYPVAKQLVYTFHMPGFLLVSGYLFNVNKSWAALGKTMLWIFIPYAVMESGYTVMASLLPIREHIDHLTAGVLIDHIFLHPMGPYWYLHTLMICGIFYYIAFRRPKGRFSSVLKQEKPLLPIKMMSLENQVLLGRFTLFALFLWLLSYGCGLLSIANAAYFLVGAIVRQAVGNFRLAFPAHWWTLGLLVVWCIDPTHYDKASFAGACLVFLVIGSLLWIYQLGIPQPLRDLFLFIGRNTLPLLLFSPIFTILAKFYQPLLLRVEPTGMFFLVVSVVFAIAGSFGITWLMDVTGISKLFFGKKGLI; encoded by the coding sequence ATGATTATTCAAATGCATAAACCTAAGGCAAGGATAGAAGAACTGGACTTTCTCAAGTTCGTCTTCATCACGTTGATGATTGCCTTCCACCTTACCTATATCGGCGACACCTACCCTGTTGCTAAACAGTTGGTCTATACGTTCCACATGCCGGGCTTCCTGTTAGTGTCGGGTTATCTGTTTAATGTGAATAAGTCGTGGGCTGCTTTGGGGAAAACTATGCTTTGGATTTTCATTCCATACGCTGTGATGGAGAGCGGCTATACCGTAATGGCTTCACTACTTCCTATCCGTGAACACATTGACCACTTAACGGCAGGAGTACTGATTGACCATATCTTCCTTCATCCGATGGGACCTTATTGGTACCTACATACCTTGATGATTTGCGGTATCTTCTATTATATCGCATTCAGAAGACCTAAAGGGCGTTTTTCATCAGTATTGAAACAAGAGAAACCACTACTGCCTATCAAAATGATGAGCTTGGAAAATCAAGTGCTGTTAGGTAGGTTTACGCTCTTTGCTCTGTTCCTTTGGTTGCTCTCTTACGGCTGCGGACTCCTCTCAATAGCCAATGCAGCCTACTTCCTTGTAGGTGCTATTGTGCGCCAAGCGGTGGGCAATTTCCGTCTGGCTTTCCCTGCACATTGGTGGACATTAGGACTTTTAGTAGTATGGTGCATCGACCCAACCCATTACGATAAGGCATCTTTTGCAGGTGCATGTTTGGTGTTTTTAGTTATCGGTTCGCTGTTGTGGATTTATCAGTTAGGGATTCCTCAACCACTGCGCGACCTCTTTCTCTTTATCGGACGTAACACTTTACCGCTCTTACTCTTCTCTCCTATCTTCACAATTCTTGCCAAATTCTATCAGCCGTTGCTGCTTCGTGTGGAGCCGACGGGAATGTTCTTCCTTGTGGTAAGTGTGGTATTTGCCATTGCAGGCTCGTTTGGCATAACATGGTTGATGGATGTCACGGGCATCTCAAAGCTATTCTTTGGAAAGAAAGGACTGATATAA
- the ruvB gene encoding Holliday junction branch migration DNA helicase RuvB, which translates to MPEDFDIHEERLNSVEKDFENALRPLKFNDFSGQSKVVENLSVFVEAAKFRGEPLDHTLLHGPPGLGKTTLSNIIANELGVGFKITSGPVLDKPGDLAGILTSLEPNDVLFIDEIHRLSPVVEEYLYSAMEDYRIDIMIDKGPSARSIQIDLNPFTLVGATTRSGLLTAPLRARFGINLHLEYYDPETLKRIIKRSATLLKVPIVDEAADEIARRSRGTPRICNALLRRVRDFAQVKGNGTITPEIATMSLQSLNIDKYGLDEIDNKILLTIIDKFRGGPVGVSTIATAIGEDSGTVEEVYEPFLIMEGFIKRTPRGRVATQLAYDHLGRNAYQDNPLQPGLFD; encoded by the coding sequence ATGCCAGAAGATTTTGACATACATGAAGAAAGGCTGAACTCGGTTGAGAAGGATTTCGAAAACGCTCTGCGCCCTCTGAAATTTAATGATTTCAGCGGACAGTCGAAGGTGGTCGAAAACCTCAGCGTCTTTGTTGAAGCCGCTAAGTTCCGTGGCGAACCGCTCGACCACACCCTCTTACACGGTCCTCCGGGATTGGGTAAGACGACGTTGAGCAATATTATCGCTAACGAATTGGGCGTTGGTTTCAAGATTACCTCTGGTCCGGTACTCGACAAGCCGGGTGACCTTGCGGGCATCCTCACCTCCTTAGAGCCTAACGACGTCTTGTTTATTGACGAGATACACCGCCTTTCTCCTGTCGTAGAGGAGTATCTTTACTCTGCGATGGAGGACTACCGTATTGACATTATGATTGATAAGGGACCGTCTGCACGTTCTATCCAGATTGACCTCAACCCATTCACACTCGTTGGTGCAACGACACGAAGCGGACTGCTCACAGCTCCTCTCCGTGCTCGCTTTGGTATTAATCTCCATTTGGAGTATTATGATCCAGAGACTTTAAAGCGCATTATCAAGCGTTCGGCAACCCTATTAAAAGTGCCTATCGTGGACGAAGCTGCGGATGAAATTGCGCGTCGCTCACGTGGTACGCCACGTATCTGTAACGCCCTACTCCGCCGTGTACGCGACTTCGCACAGGTGAAGGGTAATGGTACTATCACACCCGAAATCGCTACGATGTCACTACAGTCGTTGAACATTGACAAATATGGTTTGGACGAGATAGATAACAAGATTCTACTCACCATTATCGATAAGTTCCGTGGCGGTCCAGTAGGTGTTTCAACCATTGCCACTGCTATCGGTGAGGATTCTGGTACGGTGGAGGAGGTTTACGAACCTTTCCTTATTATGGAAGGTTTTATCAAACGAACCCCTCGTGGACGTGTGGCAACACAACTTGCTTACGACCATCTCGGACGAAACGCATATCAAGACAATCCTCTACAACCGGGATTATTCGATTAA
- a CDS encoding YitT family protein yields MINNINKKVLYREILDYVMIAVGMLSYAIGWMVFLLPNHIGNGGVAGLASILNWGQGIPVANTYFVLNAILLAIALKVLGLKFCIRTIYGVVMLTVITKVMGSVFPHPGLLHDEPFMAAIIGASFCGVGLAFGLSYNGSSGGSDIVAAIVNKYRDISLGRVILLVDMTIVTGSYLVLRSWEQVIYGYVNLIITSFVLDQVINSSRRSVQFLIISERYKEICDMISQDQPHRTSTIIDAKGYYTGSDIKIVIVVTRQREASYVYRMIDDIDPDAFVTQSQVMGVFGKGFDKFKVKKKSSNKNKPKATNLPKQ; encoded by the coding sequence ATGATTAACAATATTAATAAGAAAGTCCTTTATCGGGAAATCTTAGACTATGTAATGATAGCCGTAGGTATGCTGTCCTACGCTATCGGTTGGATGGTTTTTCTACTACCTAATCACATCGGTAATGGTGGCGTAGCTGGTCTTGCTTCCATTTTGAATTGGGGTCAAGGAATCCCTGTTGCTAACACTTATTTTGTCCTAAACGCAATTCTATTAGCCATTGCACTGAAGGTTTTAGGCTTAAAGTTCTGTATCCGTACTATCTATGGCGTTGTGATGCTGACGGTTATCACAAAGGTTATGGGTTCAGTATTCCCACATCCAGGACTCTTACATGATGAGCCTTTTATGGCAGCAATCATCGGTGCATCGTTTTGTGGTGTTGGATTAGCTTTTGGACTCTCCTATAATGGTAGCTCTGGTGGCTCGGATATCGTCGCAGCGATAGTCAATAAATACCGTGATATTTCTCTTGGACGTGTTATCTTGTTAGTGGATATGACTATCGTAACGGGAAGTTATCTTGTTCTACGTAGTTGGGAGCAGGTTATCTATGGTTATGTAAACTTGATTATCACCTCTTTTGTACTTGACCAAGTTATCAACTCCAGTCGTCGTTCGGTACAGTTCCTTATCATTTCGGAGCGTTATAAAGAGATTTGTGATATGATATCGCAAGACCAACCCCATCGTACCAGTACGATAATCGATGCAAAGGGCTATTATACGGGTAGCGATATAAAGATTGTTATCGTAGTAACTCGCCAACGTGAAGCGTCATATGTCTATCGTATGATTGATGATATCGACCCAGATGCCTTCGTAACACAGAGTCAGGTAATGGGTGTCTTTGGTAAGGGATTCGATAAGTTTAAGGTGAAGAAGAAGTCATCTAATAAGAATAAGCCGAAGGCTACTAATCTGCCTAAGCAATAA
- a CDS encoding glutathione peroxidase, translated as MKKLLSLLFLALMTLPIMAQKNVYKFSVKDGNEHTVKLKDYKGKVLLIVNTATKCGFTPQYEALQKLYETYKNLGLVILDFPCNQFGAQAPGSFRDIHTFCTGNYGTTFPQFAKINVNGRNESPLYTYLKAQQPFKGFDMNNNIGKFLDEKFRAENPDYAKDPSIKWNFTKFLIDRQGHVIDRFEPTADMKDVEAGIKAALKMK; from the coding sequence ATGAAGAAACTATTATCACTCCTCTTCTTAGCCCTCATGACATTGCCAATCATGGCTCAGAAGAATGTTTACAAGTTTAGTGTAAAGGACGGAAACGAGCATACCGTCAAGTTGAAGGACTATAAGGGTAAGGTTCTGCTCATCGTTAATACAGCGACAAAATGTGGATTTACACCACAGTATGAGGCATTACAAAAACTCTATGAAACCTATAAGAACCTAGGACTTGTCATCCTTGACTTCCCTTGTAATCAGTTTGGCGCACAGGCTCCAGGCTCTTTCCGTGACATTCACACTTTCTGTACAGGCAACTATGGTACGACTTTCCCACAGTTTGCAAAGATTAATGTCAATGGTCGTAACGAATCACCGCTTTACACTTACCTAAAGGCTCAACAGCCATTCAAGGGCTTTGACATGAATAACAACATCGGAAAGTTTCTCGATGAGAAGTTCCGCGCAGAGAACCCAGACTACGCCAAAGATCCAAGTATCAAATGGAACTTCACAAAGTTCCTCATTGACAGACAGGGACACGTCATCGATCGTTTTGAACCAACAGCCGATATGAAAGACGTTGAGGCTGGTATCAAGGCGGCACTAAAGATGAAGTAA
- a CDS encoding SIR2 family NAD-dependent protein deacylase yields MKKIVFLTGAGMSVESGFKTFRGNDGLWEDYPVEQVATHEGWIANPTLVNNFYNNLRKKLYAAKPNEGHRLIKELEKDYDVTVITQNVDDLHEKAGSLKVIHLHGELTKVCSSKTPYDSRYIQELPKDNCEVAPGALAEDGSLLRPFIVFFGESVPMIEPAAEVVAQADILIIIGTSLVVYPAAGLVQYTRPGTPIYLIDPDDTPAHASGRLTHIKKGASEGMKELIKLL; encoded by the coding sequence ATGAAGAAAATCGTATTCTTAACAGGTGCTGGAATGTCCGTAGAGAGTGGCTTCAAGACCTTTCGCGGCAATGATGGATTATGGGAGGATTATCCTGTTGAACAGGTAGCAACGCACGAAGGCTGGATAGCCAACCCCACACTCGTCAACAACTTCTACAACAATCTACGCAAAAAGCTCTATGCAGCCAAGCCTAACGAGGGTCATCGCCTTATCAAGGAACTTGAGAAAGACTATGATGTGACGGTGATTACGCAAAATGTTGACGACCTTCACGAGAAAGCAGGGTCTTTAAAGGTTATCCATCTACATGGAGAACTGACAAAGGTATGCTCAAGTAAGACTCCTTACGACAGCCGATACATACAGGAACTACCTAAAGACAACTGCGAAGTAGCCCCTGGAGCATTGGCTGAAGACGGTAGTCTATTGCGCCCTTTCATTGTCTTTTTCGGCGAATCGGTCCCAATGATTGAGCCTGCTGCAGAGGTTGTGGCACAGGCAGACATCCTTATTATCATCGGAACGTCGCTGGTTGTTTACCCTGCTGCGGGTCTTGTGCAATACACCCGACCAGGGACTCCTATCTATCTGATTGACCCTGACGATACGCCCGCACATGCTTCTGGACGATTAACGCATATAAAAAAGGGTGCAAGCGAAGGTATGAAAGAGTTGATTAAGCTATTGTAA
- a CDS encoding FKBP-type peptidyl-prolyl cis-trans isomerase: MDKLSYALGIGIGSQLAGMGAKELNIDDFAQAIKDVISGSELKVDNAEAQTLVQNFFQEQEAKQQAAAAEAGKVAKAAGEAFLAENGKKDGVVTLPSGLQYQVLKEGNGKKPSATDQVVCHYEGTLIDGTVFDSSYQRNQPATFGLNQVIAGWTEGVQLMQEGAKYRFFIPYNLAYGERGAGAQIPPFAALIFDVELIEVK, translated from the coding sequence ATGGATAAATTAAGCTATGCACTGGGAATCGGTATCGGTTCACAGCTCGCAGGAATGGGCGCAAAGGAACTGAATATTGACGACTTCGCACAGGCTATTAAGGATGTTATTTCAGGTTCAGAACTGAAAGTTGACAATGCAGAAGCACAGACTCTCGTACAAAACTTCTTCCAAGAGCAGGAGGCTAAGCAGCAGGCTGCAGCCGCTGAGGCTGGTAAGGTAGCAAAGGCTGCTGGTGAGGCTTTCCTTGCAGAGAACGGTAAGAAGGATGGTGTTGTAACCTTACCATCAGGTTTGCAGTATCAGGTGTTGAAAGAAGGCAATGGTAAGAAGCCTTCAGCTACAGACCAGGTAGTATGTCATTATGAGGGAACACTGATTGATGGTACTGTTTTCGACAGTTCTTATCAGCGCAATCAGCCAGCTACTTTCGGCTTGAATCAGGTTATCGCAGGTTGGACAGAGGGTGTACAGCTTATGCAGGAAGGTGCTAAGTATCGCTTCTTCATCCCTTATAACCTTGCATATGGTGAGCGTGGTGCTGGTGCACAGATACCTCCATTCGCAGCACTTATATTCGACGTAGAGTTGATTGAGGTAAAGTAA
- a CDS encoding FKBP-type peptidyl-prolyl cis-trans isomerase produces MKKIYFLAAMAIAAAGFTACGNSAPKEDLKSDVDSLSYAFGIDQGQSVKQYLQQMQIDTAYIDEFIKGMNDGAQNADDKKRAAYNAGIGVGMQMNMVIKNQINRQIFGEDSTKSVSLANFLAGFAASAKGHGQKMTVEQAREVEQKTSKAIQMKAAEKTYGANKKKSDAYMAANAKKEGVKTIGQGVQVKELKAGSGATPKASDVVKINYVGKTIDGKVFDQRDGATMPVGGVIPGFTEALTKMPVGAKWEITIPYTAGYGAEQPSPDLKPFSTLIFTVELLGIEKAPEGQPGMPQGMSAMPQGKPGM; encoded by the coding sequence ATGAAGAAAATTTATTTTTTAGCCGCTATGGCTATCGCAGCTGCAGGCTTCACAGCTTGTGGTAACTCAGCTCCAAAGGAGGATTTGAAGTCTGATGTTGACTCTTTGAGCTATGCTTTCGGTATTGATCAGGGTCAGAGTGTTAAGCAGTATCTCCAGCAGATGCAGATTGATACAGCTTACATCGATGAGTTTATCAAGGGTATGAACGATGGTGCGCAGAATGCTGATGATAAGAAGCGTGCCGCTTACAATGCTGGTATCGGCGTAGGTATGCAGATGAACATGGTTATCAAGAATCAGATTAACCGTCAGATCTTTGGTGAAGACTCTACAAAGTCTGTTTCTTTGGCTAATTTCCTCGCTGGTTTCGCAGCAAGTGCAAAGGGTCATGGTCAGAAGATGACTGTAGAGCAGGCTCGTGAAGTTGAGCAGAAGACTTCAAAGGCTATTCAGATGAAGGCCGCTGAGAAGACTTATGGTGCTAATAAGAAGAAGAGTGACGCTTACATGGCAGCCAACGCTAAGAAGGAAGGTGTGAAGACTATCGGTCAGGGTGTACAGGTTAAGGAACTCAAGGCTGGCTCTGGTGCTACACCAAAGGCTTCTGATGTTGTTAAGATTAACTATGTAGGTAAGACTATCGATGGTAAGGTTTTCGATCAGCGTGATGGTGCAACAATGCCTGTAGGTGGTGTTATCCCAGGTTTCACAGAGGCTTTGACAAAGATGCCTGTTGGTGCTAAGTGGGAGATTACAATTCCTTATACAGCTGGTTATGGTGCTGAACAGCCAAGTCCAGACCTCAAGCCATTCTCAACACTTATCTTTACTGTTGAGTTACTCGGTATCGAGAAGGCTCCAGAAGGTCAGCCAGGTATGCCTCAGGGTATGTCTGCTATGCCACAGGGTAAGCCAGGTATGTAA
- a CDS encoding FKBP-type peptidyl-prolyl cis-trans isomerase, with protein sequence MKKLLMLALLVAAGSVFNTASAQSKKKGKQNAKCSVECKEGAVVLTSPSDTLSYAAGMSMTRGLDDYLANQFGVTPAQMPDFLRGLRQGIANRKDSAFAAYVAGLLISSQVDKTMLPNIASKFEGTSAPINPDLLYKGFVAALAKDSTVLKQATAEQIFEKKEVELKAQKDAEIKAKNEAYLEENKKKEGVATLADGLQYRIIKKGDGAIPTADDRVQVIYEGKTIDGKVFDATSRHGVEFDTFNVGGLIKGWTEALQMMPVGSKWEIVIPQNLAYGERGAGRDIGPFSTLIFTLELKGIEAAPEKESKTIDAAKLVPAKKAPVQKAKKNVKK encoded by the coding sequence ATGAAGAAACTTTTAATGCTGGCTCTGCTCGTTGCAGCAGGTTCAGTCTTTAATACTGCAAGTGCGCAGAGTAAGAAGAAAGGAAAGCAGAATGCGAAGTGTTCTGTAGAATGTAAAGAAGGTGCAGTAGTACTGACTTCACCTTCTGATACATTGAGCTATGCTGCAGGTATGTCTATGACACGTGGCTTGGACGACTATCTTGCAAATCAGTTTGGTGTTACTCCTGCACAGATGCCAGACTTCCTGCGTGGCTTGCGTCAGGGTATTGCTAATCGCAAAGACTCTGCTTTTGCTGCTTATGTAGCAGGATTGCTCATCAGTTCACAAGTAGACAAGACCATGTTGCCTAATATTGCATCTAAGTTCGAAGGCACATCGGCTCCAATTAACCCAGATTTGCTTTATAAGGGCTTTGTTGCAGCTTTGGCAAAGGATTCTACTGTCCTCAAGCAGGCTACTGCTGAGCAAATCTTCGAGAAGAAAGAAGTAGAGTTGAAAGCACAGAAAGATGCTGAGATAAAGGCTAAGAATGAAGCTTACTTGGAAGAAAACAAGAAGAAGGAGGGCGTTGCAACATTAGCTGATGGTCTTCAGTATCGTATCATTAAGAAGGGTGATGGAGCTATTCCAACAGCAGATGACCGTGTCCAGGTTATCTATGAGGGTAAGACCATTGACGGAAAGGTATTCGATGCAACTTCACGTCATGGCGTAGAGTTCGATACCTTCAATGTTGGTGGACTCATTAAGGGTTGGACTGAGGCGTTGCAGATGATGCCTGTAGGCTCAAAGTGGGAGATTGTTATCCCACAAAACCTCGCGTATGGTGAGCGTGGTGCAGGTCGTGACATCGGTCCTTTCTCAACACTTATCTTCACTCTTGAGTTGAAAGGCATTGAGGCAGCACCTGAAAAGGAGTCAAAGACAATTGATGCTGCAAAGCTCGTTCCAGCCAAGAAAGCTCCTGTTCAGAAGGCAAAGAAGAATGTAAAAAAGTAA